From a region of the Spirochaetota bacterium genome:
- a CDS encoding cupin domain-containing protein, with protein MDKKRIPKGGNPTGQKIRAMRMKKKVTIDELSEITGLTVPHLGEIEEGTGFAPVGDLLKIARALTINPGELLLKSKSSEKELEKRRIQDFKKREEAYQYEVLTPQATKDHLRAFRVGIAPRSEHPGVRYQHEGEEFVYVLKGEVIIQVGQKKHRLKKDQSLHFNSGIRHTLKNPGSTVTVLIVTIYTP; from the coding sequence ATGGATAAAAAGCGCATACCAAAGGGCGGCAATCCAACAGGACAAAAAATTCGCGCCATGCGAATGAAAAAGAAAGTTACCATCGATGAGCTTTCGGAGATCACGGGGCTCACGGTGCCTCACCTGGGGGAAATTGAGGAAGGGACCGGCTTCGCGCCGGTGGGCGACTTACTGAAGATCGCCCGGGCCCTGACAATAAACCCTGGAGAATTGCTCCTGAAAAGCAAGTCCAGCGAGAAGGAGCTGGAAAAGCGGAGGATCCAGGATTTCAAGAAAAGGGAGGAAGCCTACCAATACGAGGTCCTCACCCCCCAGGCCACGAAGGACCATCTCCGCGCCTTCAGGGTCGGCATCGCGCCGCGGTCCGAGCACCCGGGCGTCAGGTACCAGCATGAAGGCGAGGAATTCGTCTACGTCCTGAAGGGAGAGGTGATCATACAGGTGGGGCAAAAAAAACACCGCCTCAAAAAAGACCAGTCCCTTCATTTCAATTCAGGCATACGACACACGTTGAAAAATCCCGGCAGCACCGTTACCGTTCTCATAGTCACCATCTATACACCGTAG
- a CDS encoding electron transfer flavoprotein subunit alpha/FixB family protein, producing MTTSAKKTTGKPGDVWVFTEIQDHERVLDGALELLSKGREIADAVGSRLCAVVFALDAEQYLSVIEKYGTDVILYCSDRSLKHYDSQIFPDLYTGLIERHRPSIVLFPSTEAGADLAPRLAQRFSTGLTSHCTGLSIMDSELYGKGLLVMKRPAYSGNAIATVICPHARPQMATVQQGVFDKKEIAGVKPEIIRLPFDYDMSQLRIRSLEAPVRWDKPRVPLEQASVVVAGGRGLGSKKNFDRLFEIADILGGEVGATRVPVFNNWCGEERMIGQTGKTIRPRLYLGFGISGQIQHTASIVDSEIIVSINTSDAAPIIEMSDYVIPEDAAAFLGRLIDRLRKEKRA from the coding sequence ATGACGACAAGTGCGAAAAAGACAACGGGAAAACCTGGCGATGTATGGGTCTTTACGGAGATACAGGACCACGAGCGTGTCCTTGACGGCGCCCTGGAGCTTCTCTCCAAGGGACGCGAAATAGCCGACGCCGTGGGCTCACGGCTCTGCGCCGTGGTCTTCGCTCTTGACGCGGAGCAGTATCTTTCCGTCATAGAGAAATACGGCACTGATGTCATTCTCTACTGCAGCGACCGCTCCCTGAAGCACTATGACAGCCAGATATTTCCCGACCTGTACACCGGCCTCATCGAGCGCCACCGGCCTTCCATCGTGCTCTTTCCATCGACCGAAGCCGGGGCGGACCTGGCGCCGCGCCTGGCCCAGCGTTTTTCCACCGGCCTCACCTCCCACTGCACCGGCCTTTCCATCATGGATTCCGAACTATACGGAAAAGGTCTCCTGGTTATGAAGCGGCCGGCCTACAGCGGCAATGCCATAGCCACGGTCATATGCCCCCATGCCCGACCCCAGATGGCCACGGTGCAGCAGGGCGTATTCGACAAAAAAGAGATCGCCGGCGTCAAACCTGAAATCATCCGGCTTCCCTTTGATTACGATATGTCTCAGCTCCGCATCAGGAGCCTCGAGGCTCCGGTGCGCTGGGATAAGCCCCGGGTCCCCCTGGAACAGGCTTCAGTGGTGGTGGCCGGCGGACGCGGCCTCGGTTCAAAGAAGAACTTCGACAGGCTCTTCGAGATAGCGGATATACTCGGCGGCGAAGTCGGAGCGACGCGAGTGCCGGTGTTCAACAACTGGTGCGGCGAGGAGCGGATGATCGGCCAGACGGGGAAGACCATCAGGCCCCGCCTCTATCTCGGCTTCGGCATTTCGGGACAGATACAGCACACCGCCTCCATCGTGGATTCCGAAATAATCGTGTCGATCAATACCAGCGACGCGGCTCCCATCATCGAAATGTCCGATTACGTGATTCCCGAAGACGCCGCAGCCTTTCTCGGGCGCCTCATCGACCGCCTCCGTAAGGAAAAACGCGCCTGA
- a CDS encoding electron transfer flavoprotein subunit beta/FixA family protein yields the protein MLSIIVCIKQVPDTQKALFDPRTGTIDRSGADNIMNPDDLHAIEMALAVRDDCGASITALTMGPPQASDVLAEAYALGVDRCVLLSDPRFAGSDSLVTGKILSRAIERLGRFDLIMTGCEAIDGNTGHVGFQLSEFLGIPLMTQIHKFQISSNTATIERLYGHEYQKIRVDLPILIAVGKTANRVRTPRLADIRTCADRDVTVMTMDDIGGDEAEYGTAGSPTVVIETEIFTHRREREVLTGAIDEKVDNLIHRLKKQNILRY from the coding sequence ATGCTATCGATCATCGTATGCATAAAGCAGGTGCCGGACACGCAGAAGGCCCTCTTCGATCCCCGGACCGGGACCATCGACCGAAGCGGCGCGGACAACATCATGAACCCCGACGACCTCCACGCCATCGAGATGGCCCTCGCCGTCAGGGACGACTGCGGCGCTTCGATCACCGCCCTGACCATGGGACCGCCCCAGGCCTCCGATGTCCTCGCCGAAGCCTACGCCCTGGGCGTCGACCGGTGCGTCCTCCTGTCGGACCCGCGCTTCGCCGGCTCCGATTCCCTTGTCACCGGCAAAATACTCTCCCGGGCCATCGAAAGGCTCGGCCGCTTTGATCTCATCATGACCGGGTGCGAGGCCATCGACGGCAACACGGGCCACGTCGGCTTCCAGTTGTCGGAATTTCTGGGTATACCGCTGATGACGCAGATACACAAGTTCCAGATCTCATCAAATACTGCAACGATAGAGCGTCTCTACGGTCACGAATACCAGAAGATACGGGTGGATCTTCCAATCCTGATAGCAGTCGGAAAAACCGCGAACCGGGTCCGGACACCCCGCCTGGCCGACATCAGGACCTGCGCGGACAGGGATGTCACGGTAATGACCATGGATGACATAGGCGGGGACGAGGCCGAATACGGTACGGCCGGATCGCCGACGGTGGTCATCGAAACAGAGATCTTTACCCACAGGCGTGAGCGCGAGGTCCTCACCGGCGCTATCGACGAAAAGGTGGACAATCTCATTCACCGGCTTAAAAAACAGAATATTCTGAGATATTGA
- a CDS encoding acyl-CoA dehydrogenase family protein, with product MNFSLSKSQLMIRKSMRKFATEVLDEWSNYLDRESKPLPPDIVREMGRLNIWGIQAPASCGGAELDSVSYCLVIEEISRVSAAVGLGVTVHNSVCLAPLLKFGTKEQIERYAPDLATGGKIGGFTVTEPQSGSDAASIQTTAVPDGDHYILNGQKAFVTNGGVGDLFLVAASVDRAKKTRGIAIFIVEKSMKGFEVGKIEDMMGMRGNMVSELFFNNVRVPRENVLGRVEDGFKISMQTLDMGRIGIAAQALGIGTAAYTAAATYAMERKQFDRPIGTFQAISFMLADMRTSLEAARLLIYRAADLKDRGLPFSTESAMCKYYASSAAMEACTRALQVFGGYGYVKDLPVERFFRDAKITEIYEGTSEVMKIIIGNDIINEFSRF from the coding sequence ATGAATTTTTCCCTGTCAAAATCTCAGCTGATGATCCGGAAAAGCATGAGGAAATTCGCCACCGAGGTTCTCGATGAATGGTCGAATTACCTCGACCGGGAATCAAAACCGCTCCCTCCCGACATAGTCCGTGAAATGGGAAGGCTCAACATCTGGGGCATCCAGGCCCCGGCCTCCTGCGGCGGCGCCGAACTCGACTCGGTGAGCTATTGCCTTGTGATCGAAGAGATCTCCCGGGTGAGCGCGGCCGTGGGCCTCGGCGTCACCGTGCACAATTCCGTGTGCCTGGCGCCGCTCCTCAAGTTCGGTACAAAGGAGCAGATAGAGCGCTACGCCCCGGACCTCGCCACAGGCGGAAAGATCGGCGGCTTCACCGTAACGGAGCCCCAGTCAGGCTCCGACGCGGCGTCGATCCAGACCACGGCGGTCCCTGACGGGGATCACTACATCCTTAACGGCCAGAAGGCCTTCGTGACCAACGGAGGCGTCGGCGATCTTTTCCTCGTGGCCGCGTCGGTGGACCGCGCGAAGAAAACCAGGGGCATCGCCATATTCATCGTGGAAAAATCGATGAAAGGCTTCGAAGTGGGCAAGATCGAGGACATGATGGGCATGCGCGGCAATATGGTTTCCGAGCTCTTTTTCAACAACGTGCGCGTTCCCCGGGAAAACGTTCTGGGCCGGGTCGAGGACGGGTTCAAGATATCGATGCAGACCCTCGACATGGGCCGGATCGGCATCGCGGCCCAGGCCCTCGGCATCGGGACCGCGGCCTATACGGCGGCAGCGACCTACGCAATGGAGAGGAAGCAGTTTGACCGGCCCATCGGCACGTTCCAGGCCATCTCCTTCATGCTGGCCGACATGCGGACCAGCCTCGAAGCGGCGCGCCTCCTGATCTACCGCGCGGCCGATCTTAAAGACAGGGGCCTTCCCTTCTCGACCGAATCGGCCATGTGCAAATACTACGCCTCGTCGGCGGCCATGGAGGCGTGCACGCGGGCCCTCCAAGTCTTCGGCGGCTACGGCTACGTCAAGGACCTCCCGGTGGAGCGCTTTTTTCGCGACGCCAAGATCACCGAGATCTACGAAGGAACATCCGAGGTGATGAAGATCATCATCGGTAACGACATTATTAACGAATTCAGCAGGTTCTAG
- a CDS encoding MBL fold metallo-hydrolase → MKKALLVIGLLILVVAAVAGIFIWKDFQKFMAMEVVKVDPQLTVFIGGSGNSLVLTSDDGRQALVVDTKMRGAAQEMRDTVKAEDIIVVNTHSHSDHTAGNTIYPKAKIIAGAYDKNEWDVASDKSRYPDITLKPGEEKELKIGKETVILRNMGRAHTTNDVVVYIKNRKFLVTGDLIFLDMHPAVIAKSGANVSLWIKALEDLKDRYDIEKLVPGHGKLSDRNALVVMKEYFTSIGDGIGNKERLAELKKKYEGYFSLPGMTGFDRTVKFIENEKKSSGK, encoded by the coding sequence ATGAAAAAGGCACTGCTCGTTATCGGCTTGTTGATTCTCGTCGTTGCCGCGGTCGCTGGCATATTTATCTGGAAAGATTTCCAGAAATTTATGGCCATGGAGGTCGTAAAGGTCGATCCGCAGCTCACCGTGTTCATAGGCGGAAGCGGCAATTCCCTTGTCCTCACCTCTGATGACGGCAGGCAGGCCCTGGTCGTTGACACCAAGATGAGGGGCGCGGCCCAGGAGATGAGGGACACTGTTAAAGCGGAAGATATTATCGTCGTTAATACCCATTCCCATTCAGACCACACCGCCGGTAATACTATCTACCCGAAGGCGAAAATTATCGCCGGCGCCTATGATAAAAATGAATGGGACGTGGCTTCCGATAAAAGCAGGTACCCGGACATAACCCTGAAGCCGGGCGAGGAAAAGGAGCTGAAGATAGGCAAGGAAACGGTCATCCTGCGCAACATGGGAAGGGCCCATACCACCAATGACGTTGTGGTGTATATAAAGAACAGGAAGTTCCTCGTCACCGGCGATCTCATATTCCTCGACATGCATCCGGCCGTTATTGCCAAAAGCGGCGCCAACGTTTCCCTCTGGATAAAGGCCCTGGAGGATCTCAAGGATCGCTATGACATAGAGAAACTGGTCCCGGGGCATGGTAAGCTCTCCGATAGGAACGCCCTCGTGGTCATGAAAGAGTATTTTACTTCGATCGGCGACGGAATCGGGAATAAAGAAAGACTGGCCGAGCTCAAGAAGAAGTATGAAGGATACTTTTCATTGCCCGGTATGACCGGTTTTGACCGAACCGTGAAATTCATTGAGAATGAGAAGAAAAGCTCTGGGAAGTAA
- a CDS encoding DUF1295 domain-containing protein encodes MAQVTAKGEFSKSKSALICLGAYGAALTVAVLIVLFLHDFNDIAAAFFADVAATVVIFLFSVGMNNSSMYDPYWSVAPLPIALYWALGREYGPVSYRGVIVILLVLLWGARLTYNWYRQWKGLVHEDWRYADFRNKTGRLYWPISFLGIHLFPTVMVFLGCLSMYPVMSAGNTELGFLDGVALFITVSAIIIETMADKQLNRFVTGKPPKDAILSSGLWAYSRHPNYFGEISFWWGLFLFSLAADGFRWWIIVGPLAITIMFLTVSIPMMEKRMLSSRPHYAERQRSVSRLVPWFRKK; translated from the coding sequence ATGGCACAGGTGACTGCAAAAGGGGAATTCTCCAAAAGTAAATCAGCGTTAATATGCCTTGGGGCATACGGCGCCGCTCTCACAGTCGCGGTGCTAATTGTCCTTTTTCTGCATGATTTCAATGACATCGCTGCGGCCTTCTTCGCCGATGTGGCTGCAACCGTGGTGATTTTCCTGTTCAGCGTGGGAATGAATAATTCCAGCATGTACGATCCCTACTGGAGCGTGGCCCCCCTGCCCATCGCCCTCTATTGGGCCCTGGGGCGTGAGTATGGACCGGTCTCCTACAGAGGGGTCATTGTGATCTTACTCGTGCTGCTGTGGGGAGCCAGGCTCACCTATAACTGGTACCGTCAGTGGAAGGGCCTTGTCCACGAAGACTGGCGCTATGCCGATTTCAGGAATAAAACGGGCCGTCTATACTGGCCCATCAGCTTTCTCGGCATTCATTTGTTCCCGACGGTGATGGTATTCCTCGGATGCCTTTCGATGTACCCGGTCATGAGCGCCGGCAATACTGAGCTTGGATTCCTTGACGGCGTGGCTCTTTTTATCACTGTCAGCGCTATCATTATAGAAACGATGGCGGATAAACAGCTCAACCGGTTCGTGACAGGCAAACCGCCGAAAGATGCCATTCTTTCCTCCGGTCTCTGGGCATACTCGCGCCATCCCAATTACTTCGGCGAGATCTCTTTCTGGTGGGGGCTCTTCCTCTTTTCGCTGGCGGCAGACGGTTTTCGTTGGTGGATCATCGTGGGTCCCCTTGCCATCACTATCATGTTCCTTACCGTCAGCATCCCGATGATGGAAAAGCGGATGCTGAGCAGCAGGCCCCATTATGCGGAGCGGCAGAGGTCGGTTTCAAGACTGGTGCCGTGGTTTCGTAAAAAGTAG